A single window of Neospora caninum Liverpool complete genome, chromosome XII DNA harbors:
- a CDS encoding Myosin light chain 3, related translates to MENPAFGARERKAGNLPKAPGAAATRETFRKWAVGKKAAPAAKATNASRGTLASANLPHKTAHIPFNPLVGGGEAEHNFVIFQRLQLDSSKGRAGAVSRRDPQSALATQDLVHRINLRKEIDLSYLPDGQREREESEHPPSGGFLEDLGNLFWQRGRERRPVDTQDATLGRLKAQVEHIRKWGEALHENDFLPATLGRQAPCFRGPSPASPVPYPDVPLSNPLAGAHARDCENFAELNGLTCGEIRKRERERRKQRQTAGPEAVQWFLKQGAWSCAAGPEAVPQPAAGGLRRPIFMDPADEPMFALRRPEALADVEEVLREAEDAGRKKAAGDSLELDLDSDEQRELEQMLAENEGFATDACHVDVKAMAQFFDIQRVPPSQRVKMLELDCRSFLIMIKKLQTAKACAEEKLQQARKEKEAMAKDIAAREARLKQTEAAVRLALKDHLRIQRSLQATVKAGSEIIEEEQKKVAIIKRSETRLTFQVEEAAQVAEQQAEEIQALKQELAEVKKKYEEYEKKMFIDNKAYHEDQIKLEKFHYRCLSLGEDRLRLLEALRREKANLDIRCAELVLYKQELEDVTEDRRQIKDSAGRAQHRMMQDQQALQKKLKQETEKRNRVIQAKDKELEALREQKLHEEKQVDRYRSLCSLRLREMKKMRNIIDMQQSHLKEQSSNYQEFLKNIMAFQGKLTVLGKLARNIRAFYAEHGAELGGGFGAALPDEAGADRRDSSSRGPSTADVTQDAIKSQFDAASKGAETISVDQAAEAARKLGLAPSLAEIESLRSAAENSRVDRAAFAAFCDSAAHEDEASQLASFFKVWDPKEKGTIPKGVAKNLLQSFGEPLTPEEADFAIHLLADDAETVNYRDFCEKYGERLKGERGAKNATQITLSVHLDKPTVFFYVVVAYSGTQTQGVYSPDSNRHVKQPDFTYTSMYLLCVSAVKEHTYRRAARLCISKDASLCLFWERPHL, encoded by the exons ATGGAGAATCCTGCCTtcggagcgcgagagcgcaAGGCCGGAAATTTGCCCAAGGCGCCTGGTGCAGCCGCCACGCGAGAAACGTTCCGAAAGTGGGCGGttggaaagaaggcggcgcctgcagccaAGGCAACAAACGCGTCTCGAGGGaccctcgcctccgccaaCCTCCCGCACAAAACCGCGCACATTCCGTTCAATCCGCTCGTGGGCGGCGGCGAAGCCGAACACAACTTTGTTATCTTTCAGAGACTG CAACTGGACTCGTCGAAAGGCCGCGCAGGGGCCGTGTCACGGCGCGATCCCCAGAGTGCGCTTGCCACTCAGGA TCTCGTCCACCGCATCAATCTGCGGAAGGAGATCGACTTGTCTTACTTACCCGACGGccagcgagaaagggaggagtCAGAACATCCGCCAAGTGGAGGTTTCCTCGAAGACCTCGGAAACTTGTTTTGGCAAAgagggcgggagaggcggccgGTCGATACCCAGGATGCAACTCTCGGAAGACTCAAAGCC CAAGTTGAACACATTCGCAAGTGGGGAGAGGCGCTGCACGAGAACGACTTTTTGCCGGCGACCTTGGGACGCCAGGCGCCGTGTTTCCGCGGCCCGAGTCCAGCGTCGCCGGTGCCGTACCCGGACGTTCCGCTTTCGAACCCGCTGgcaggcgcgcatgcacgcgactGCGAGAACTTCGCCGAGCTGAACGGTTTGACGTGCGGCGAAATCCGCAAGCGCGAACGGGAGCGACGAAAGCAACGACAGACGGCTGGGCCAGAGGCAGTCCAGTGGTTCTTGAAACAGGGCGCTTGGTCGTGTGCGGCTGGGCCGGAGGCAGTGCCGCAGCCTGCGGCAGGCGGCCTGCGTCGTCCCATCTTCATGGATCCCGCAGACGAGCCGATGTTTGCGTTGCGCCGCCCGGAGGCCCTCGCGGACGTGGAAGAAGTGctgcgcgaggccgaggacgcAGGACGCAAGAAGGCCGCCGGGGACTCCCTCGAGTTGGATCTCGACTCTGACGAACAGCGAGAACTCGAGCAAATGCTCGCCGAGAACGAGGGATTCGCCACCGACGCTTGCCACGTCGACGTGAAGGCCATGGCCCA GTTCTTCGACATTCAGCGGGTCCCGCCGTCTCAACGCGTCAA AATGCTGGAACTGGACTGTCGATCTTTTCTGATAATGATCAAGAAACTCCAGACCGCGAAGGCGTGTGCGGAGGAGAAGCTCCAGCAAGCccgcaaagagaaagaggccaTGGCGAAGGACATCGCTgcccgagaggcgcgctTGAAACAGACTGAAGCCGCCGTTAGG CTGGCTCTGAAAGACCACCTCCGCATTCAACGCAGCCTGCAAGCGACGGTGAAGGCTGGGAGCGAAATAAtcgaggaagagcagaagaaagtTGCAATCATTAAAAGATCCGAAACGCGTCTAACATTCCAAGT ggaagaagcggccCAGGTCGCAGAGCAGCAAGCAGAGGAAATCCAGGCACTGAAGCAGGAGCTGGCGGAGGTGAAAAAGAAGTA CGAGGAATACGAGAAGAAGATGTTCATCGACAACAAGGCGTACCATGAGGACCAAATCAAGCTGGAGAAATTCCACTACCGCTGCTTGAGTCTGGGA gaAGACCGCTTGCGACTGCTCGAAGCGCttcggagagaaaaggccaaCTTGGACATACGCTGTGCCGAGCTCGTTCTGTACAA ACAAGAGCTGGAAGACGTGACGGAGGATCGCCGGCAGATCAAGGACTCCGCTGGG AGAGCCCAGCACCGGATGATGCAAGACCAGCAGGCTTTGCAGAAGAAGTTGAAgcaagagacggagaagaggaaccgaGTCATCCAggcaaaagacaaagagcTGGAGGCCTTGAGGGAGCAGAAGCTccacgaagagaaacaggtgGATCGGTACCGCTCCCTGTGctcgctgcgccttcgcgaAATGAAAAAAATGCGAAACATCATTGACATG CAACAATCGCATCTCAAGGAGCAGTCGTCGAATTACCAGGAGTTCTTGAAGAACATCATGGCCTTCCAAGGCAAACTCACCGTCCTCGGCAAGCTGGCCCGAAAT ATTCGCGCCTTCTATGCGGAACACGGCGCAGAGCTCGGAGGCGGGTTCGGCGCCGCTCTGCCGGACGAAGCGGGTGCTGATCGACGAGACAGCTCCAGCCGAGGGCCCTCGACTGCGGAT GTGACTCAAGACGCCATCAAGTCGCAGTTTGACGCGGCTTCAAAG GGCGCCGAAACGATCTCTGTCGACCAAGCGGCTGAGGCAGCTCGTAAATTG GGTCTCGCCCCAAGTTTAGCCGAGATTGAGTCTCTGCGCAGCGCCGCGGAGAATTCGCGCGTCGACCGCGCCGCGTTCGCAGCGTTCTGCGACTCGGCCGCCCACGAGGACGAAGCCTCCCAACTGGCTTCCTTCTTCAAAGTCTGGGACCCGAAGGAGAAGGGCACGATCCCCAAAGGCGTGGCCAAAAATCTGCTGCAAAGTTTCGGCGAGCCGCTCACGCCCGAGGAGGCAGACTTCGCCATTCACTTGCTGGCGGACGACGCCGAAACCGTCAACTACCGAGACTTCTGTGAAAAGTACGGAGAGAGACTCAAGGGCGAACGCggggcgaaaaacgcgacgcagattacgctgtctgtacaccttGACAAGCCCACCGTTTTTTTCTACGTGGTCGTGGCCTACTCGGGAACGCAAACGCAAGGAGTGTATTCACCAGATAGCAACCGGCACGTTAAGCAGCCAGACTTCACGTACACGTCCATGTACTTgctgtgcgtctccgcggtTAAAGAG CACACGTACAGACGCGCAGCGCGCCTCTGCATCTCCAAggacgcctctctctgccttttctgggAGAGGCCGCACCTTTGA
- a CDS encoding putative CMGC kinase, with the protein MASDSARERISAAEGGENASALSLVSGPPFAQVARSFSLPVRGPGDRGDGGGEPLQGASPLASLCSPQEEERSSGQNLNPSGRLYANFKKKSVSFDITVMKAEKLEENRGQGRGRGGVGRSRALGRVPFSSAQNLSKLSAMEPSASPQWGAPEGLYGLQPQSEEGTGASADGQSPVGSGGKARTQPSGDGAEAATVTGSVAPGLGAAASPRMSWAAARPVAPTDGQSPRASSPGNVVLVRSLATDSHRDSSGWNGRGSPRHRGGRGMIRRCLPQGGAPHGDDEQNAARDVKGGDGDAGTDGQLSPVQHRWLPRDAAGSVDVGRDDVCPSEQPGACRLDFPGGNGRRDEVQEAGLLPLPGTPRCYRVTAPTPPSSPYRTTDQRLLPPGSPGPLAASLACLLDSVRHRSVSLYDPFGRASPLVQVGDRGATFSSQPREMQLLPGLSPVSSATVEEHGPLHAADPLLFRGPGRLLSPSPAPGRNLSVLDACVQNFQTRLPHPSSPPPAFEGAPPASPAYSPLCSGPCSPPTSPLPVSLRFSAALPSPSPSSLLSSSLHACSTALYRTVHPGNGAGVLPHSPSSLPARPVEWWDVVPGALAGVSVPHAPFSVGAQRWSGNSAMLARCAETLRLHHGEQLRQLQARLQEQMEKRGNVGEKLGDATDGRDAWPDRGELSAKAFTPFDLHPKQLSAARKMYAISAQPRPTSHARNEAMGRQAGFVCRRAYSGHPKDDPQFQAFFQRPHAGAPYAAPFGSPMLAPGLLSRMFSRHAEQTPDSCAANAGTLTAPTGRLSGRLWESKTVQFPRPPEGGFVLQPGRVLTSDSAGVYNGGCDNRDHDYMAKQFEHILPDHLFLHSPPLYRCACAGGARKPGLRVTGAKSESEAAGHVNGTREAADKSEREGRRRLSAVGDEVSASPCEAETNQTGTTRERCHFGSEGTGTRVRETLSQQEHSRGGAQEPAAGNPRVASPAEPERKRLRCRRCGGWVMPPVGWPVASTRGLGESIRGEDGGSASAEAEDRFNRDDVEEVSMMDTCYYQVLELLGRGTFGHVYECLQFDGFTGKPVAVVAVKIVKNDEAYMRNALHEVFLLRMLARGGPHGTDVAAQEEGRGTKEEKETVAPGEAAPGREDRAADGNGASKGRGEALRDPERRVVRLLHQFVYRRHVCLVFELLHSDLYQLLKKGRFRGLPLFIVQQIAVQLVQGVSELQRVRIAHCDLKPENVLIYSATVTDKESSSEANPTTQRPRKPSPTRPLTGNATPQSRSKPSGNSAGKPEACVPSADCRSSDRMSLSALNAVGAGTAMRRHPEGGVGAGDERSVENGKKLGGVQSADPRLEVAEATVGGSKAQRGNGGHEKDRCGVSCLRPHASAGSRSEATRLRVRRGDSTRRLSTELPSTVWGDSRRALLMRTTSFLSGNRAPSCADEGRRRSTSPRQHLSSLRRCSSLPAPGSGASPRREVGDLRQQQAPSLGPGATAHAQRAGAHAAHAQGESRGEQLTDAEQRLPVNPKGKGLCERGLHQPGPRDATRGRDRRQSTSAQKLRLFIRVVDFSSSCVLPKTPSKPEIADILSLVKKRESAKPFVSVYPQSRFYGAPEAFLGVPYWETVDLWAVGCILAELFFGQPLLPGASDYDQLRRLVALFGLPPAWMLEAGTRSHAYFVKDAPGGGEARRGANGDTAPHAASRAGSDGQSEAAPTKNEDLQNRRGLTPASIGPSWRLKTVEEYEKATGTSEPVPKRYADIRCLSDLLRLRPPERASSKSRETPGKKGALLAPASGETEIPHAASRRSPRPALALSAAERPHGSDSLLGAVAPPHAAVSGNSSQSIAAVQLVHGGACRMEGVSNKKGRQGAVRREALADEPEKATHKSGQGETEEDSGEGENDGKPHSGDFMSVPFAVPEYRLRRSRRISCQTCSTEASSSSACSGALTTPSLACSRAAWCSRSSSLSPLPRLPRFKAKRGLAERRRAASCSGVARPSSSAWQRGAGLLGSVSTARRLRRGERSCRGDSDGREEWRINSPASHASGSSRAPSVSPNLLSKLPPRACSLPPRAPRLRTETRKVYDGELPPLPPHQTLRRPSGKQHECVLLDGESSRNAKSQDSQAARVSGAERTPNGKDGKEDRRGAHRGTVPGQGSRADQQRAEGRLAEQETGEGEQLLRQRFIDFLGGLLQVDPLQRFSAEEALAHPFISSALEALGSASERRQAGSESAEAQAERQYRRWQRFHLKNVLSLLNAESEKQSRKLEREEESGRGASSALRWDAVVRAQMAFLRGSLEGNPEGQRQTRDEARQDASASRSGVQAGRARGETQEKDVRDADLDAAGSPPEAGEVEYNMTVARARPDWGADGHGSQDPARGFDGTTSPHIGFTRDKDGGFSSAISTSFCFSSSPYLFPRQAGYEEREKAPRNDASAGLPSVDTRLTSSVYPSPRSSFASVSSLPFLFSVPPSSMSPALSAHAPPGSEAPPCLPADLSWPEADTETEALKRLVQFYERRVAEGLYLDRRRREDEQQRALYMQLLQRRLQGEESRSLLGHGQRNYMQHSGWYTPPPSPVHAAAPVLCTRHVVDREPAKATRGLRTTSE; encoded by the coding sequence ATGGCCTCCGACtcggcaagagagagaatctCGGCGGCCGAGGGAGGGGAAAATGCGtcagctctctctctcgtgagTGGTCCCCCTTTCGCGCAGGTTGCCCGATCTTTCAGTTTGCCTGTTCGGGggccaggagacagaggagacggggggGGTGAGCCGTTGCAGGgtgcgtcgccgctcgcttcCCTTTGCTCCccacaggaggaagagcgttCGAGTGGACAGAACCTGAATCCGTCTGGCCGCCTGTACGCGAATttcaagaagaagagcgtcAGCTTCGACATCACGGTGATGAAAGCCGAGAAACTGGAGGAGAACCGCGGACAGGGAAGAGGCCGCGGAGGTGTAGGGAGGTCCCGCGCTCTGGGACGCGTTCCCTTTTCGTCGGCGCAAAACCTCTCTAAACTTTCTGCCATGGAACCCAGTGCGAGCCCCCAGTGGGGAGCTCCGGAAGGCCTCTACGGCCTGCAGCCACAAAGTGAGGAGGGGACAGGAGCCTCTGCGGATGGTCAGAGCCCTGTTGGATCaggcgggaaggcgcggacTCAGCCTAGCGGCGATGGTGCCGAGGCAGCGACTGTGACCGGCTCGGTCGCTCctggcctcggcgccgctgcgtcgccgcggaTGTCGTGGGCGGCGGCACGCCCTGTGGCGCCGACCGATGGCCAGTCTCCACGCGCCTCGAGTCCAGGGAATGTCGTTCTCGTGAGGAGCCTCGCGACCGACTCCCATAGGGATTCGTCGGGTTGGAACGGCAGAGGGTCGCCGAGGCATCGGGGCGGCCGTGGGATGATTCGCAGGTGTCTTCCTCAGGGCGGAGCGCCGCATGGAGACGATGAACAGAACGCAGCCCGAGATGTCAAgggtggagacggcgacgcagggacTGACGGTCAGCTGTCGCCCGTCCAGCACCGCTGGCTCCCGCGTGACGCAGCCGGATCCGTGGACGTCGGCCGCGACGACGTGTGTCCCAGTGAACAGCCGGGAGCGTGCAGGTTGGACTTTCCAGGTGGGAACGGAAGGAGGGACGAAGTGCAGGAGGCCGGACTCTTGCCGCTTCCTGGCACGCCGAGGTGCTACCGCGTTACGGCTCCAacgcctccgtcttcgccgtacCGCACGACAGACCAGAGACTCCTTCCGCCGGGGTCCCCCGGGCCGCTGGCGGCCTCTCTGGCGTGTCTGCTGGATTCGGTTCGCCACCGCAGTGTGTCGCTCTACGACCCTTTTGGCCGCGCTTCGCCGCTTGTACAGGTTGGGGACCGTGGAGCGACGTTCTCTAGCCAGCCCCGCGAAATGCAGCTTCTGCCggggctgtctcctgtctcctcagcgACTGTGGAAGAACACGGCCCGTTGCACGCGGCCGACCCGCTCCTGTTTCGCGGGCCAGGGCGTCTtttgtcgccgtctccggccCCAGGCCGCAACCTCTCCGTCCTGGACGCGTGCGTCCAGAACTTCCAGACTCGGCTGCCGCATCCGAGCAGTCCGCCCCCAGCTTTTGAgggcgcgccgcctgcgtcgccggccTACTCGCCTCTGTGTTCCGGACCCTGTTCGCCGCCGACCTCGCCGTTGCCTGTGTCCTTGCGCTTCTCTGCGGCGCTCCCCTccccctcgccctcctcgcttttgtcttcctcgcttcacGCGTGCTCCACGGCTCTGTACCGCACCGTGCACCCGGGGAATGGCGCCGGAGTCCTCCCGcactcgccctcgtctctgccggCGCGGCCTGTGGAATGGTGGGATGTGGTCCCCGGAGCACTGGCCGGCGTGAGTGTCCCCCAcgctcccttctccgtcggAGCGCAGAGATGGAGTGGAAACAGCGCGATGCTGGCGCGCTGTGCGGAGACCCTCCGTCTCCACCACGGCGAACAGCTACGCCAGCTCCAGGCCCGACTCCAGGAGCAGATGGAGAAGCGTGGAAACGTGGGGGAGAAGCTCGGCGACGCGACAGACGGACGCGACGCGTGGCCGGACCGCGGGGAGCTGTCGGCAAAGGCCTTCACGCCGTTCGATCTTCACCCCAAGCAGTTGTCGGCTGCGCGCAAGATGTACGCGATTTCGGCGCAGCCGCGCCCCACATCGCATGCACGCAACGAGGCGATGGGACGCCAAGCGGGATTCGTCTGTCGGCGGGCGTATTCCGGGCATCCAAAGGACGACCCCCAGTTCCAGGCGTTCTTCCAgcggccgcatgcaggcgctcCGTACGCCGCGCCGTTTGGATCGCCGATGCTCGCACCGGGGCTCTTGTCGCGGATGTTCTCGCGGCACGCAGAGCAGACTCCAGACTCGTGCGCGGCGAATGCTGGGACGCTGACCGCGCCTACAGGGCGTCTTTCGGGAAGGCTTTGGGAGTCGAAGACTGTGCAGTTTCCGCGGCCGCCAGAGGGCGGTTTCGTGCTCCAACCCGGGCGCGTTTTGACTTCGGACTCCGCGGGTGTCTACAACGGCGGCTGCGACAACCGTGACCACGACTACATGGCGAAGCAGTTCGAGCACATTCTCCCAGACCACCTGTTCCTTCATTCGCCTCCACTGTACAGATGCGCGTGCGCGGGAGGCGCCAGGAAGCCGGGGCTTCGGGTAACCGGGGCGAAatccgagagcgaggcagcgggcCACGTCAACGGGACGCGCGAAGCCGCGgacaagagcgagagggaaggacggAGGCGGCTTAGCGCGGTCGGAGACGAGGTTAGCGCGTCACCgtgcgaggcagagacgaaccAGACAGGGACAACTCGGGAGCGATGCCATTTCGGCTCTGAAGGAACAGGAACGCGAGTCAGGGAGACGCTTTCGCAGCAGGAGCActcgcgaggaggcgcgcaaGAGCCGGCTGCCGGGAATCCCCGTgtggcgtctcccgccgagCCCGAGCGCAAGCGCCTGAGGTGCCGTCGGTGCGGGGGGTGGGTGATGCCGCCTGTCGGCTGGCCCGTGGCGTCGACGCGTGGCCTGGGCGAGAGCATccgaggcgaggacgggggATCCGCGTctgcggaggcggaagacagaTTCAACAGAGACGACGTCGAGGAAGTTTCGATGATGGACACGTGCTACTATCAAGTCCTCGAACTCCTCGGCAGGGGTACTTTCGGCCATGTGTACGAGTGTCTCCAGTTCGACGGTTTCACGGGGAAACCTGTTGCAGTTGTCGCTGTGAAAATTGTGAAGAACGACGAAGCGTACATGCGGAATGCGCTCCACGAggtttttctgcttcgcaTGCTCGCCCGCGGGGGCCCGCACGGCACGGACGTGGCCGCCCAGGAAGAGGGACGGgggacgaaagaggaaaaggagacagtcgcacccggagaagcggcgcccggcagagaggacagagccGCGGACGGAAACGGCGCGTCGAAGGGGCGTGGCGAGGCACTGAGAGACCCGGAAAGACGCGTCGTCCGCCTCCTCCACCAGTTTGTCTATCGGCGCCACGTTTGCCTCGTCTTCGAACTGCTCCATTCGGATTTGTACCAGCTTCTCAAGAAAGGCAGATTCCGcggtttgcctctcttcatcGTGCAGCAAATCGCCGTCCAGCTGGTGCAGGGCGTGTCCGAGCTTCAGCGCGTTCGCATCGCGCACTGCGATCTGAAGCCGGAGAATGTCCTCATTTATTCCGCGACGGTGACGGACAAAGAGTCTTCCTCGGAGGCGAATCCGACCACGCAGCGGCCGCGAAAGCCGTCTCCGACTCGACCATTGACCGGCAACGCAACGCCGCAGTCGCGTTCGAAACCCAGTGGAAACTCCGCGGGGAAACCGGAGGCGTGCGTCCCCTCTGCGGACTGCCGCAGCTCAGACAGAATGTCTCTGTCGGCTCTCAATGCGGTCGGCGCGGGAACGGCTATGCGTCGGCACCCTGAAGGCGGGGTCGGAGCGGGAGACGAACGGAGTGtcgagaacgggaagaaactCGGCGGCGTGCAGTCCGCGGACCCACGCCTCGAGGTCGCAGAGGCGACGGTGGGAGGTTCGAAAGCGCAGCGCGGGAACGGGGGGCACGAGAAGGATCGATGCGGAGTGTCCTGCCTCCGTCCACATGCATCAGCGGGAAGCCGGTCTGAAGCGACGCGGCTCCGGGTTCGTCGGGGGGATTCAACTCGAAGGCTGTCCACTGAGTTGCCGAGCACGGTCTGGGGGGACTCCCGTCGGGCGCTTCTTATGCGGACGACCTCTTTCCTTTCAGGCAACCGAGCTCCCAGTTGCGCCGACGAAGGGCGGCGGCGATCGACGTCGCCCAGACAGCATCTGTCATCCTTGCGTCGCTGTTCATCTTTGCCTGCTCCAGGCTCCGGCGCTTCTCCAAGGCGTGAGGTCGGCGATCTGAGACAGCAGCAGGCCCCGAGTCTAGGGCCAGGTGCGACGGCCCATGCACAGAGGGcaggtgcgcatgcagcgcatgCCCAGGGCGAGAGTCGAGGCGAGCAGCTGACTGATGCcgagcagcggctgccgGTAAACCCGAAGGGAAAGGGACTTTGCGAACGGGGGCTTCATCAGCCAGGTCCGCGGGACGCGACTCGCGGCCGAGATCGGCGGCAATCGACTTCTGCGCAGAAACTTCGTCTGTTTATCCGAGTTGTTgatttctcttcttcctgcgtccTGCCGAAAACGCCGTCAAAGCCGGAAATCGCGGACATCTTGTCTCTGgtgaagaaacgcgagagcgccAAGCCATTCGTTTCCGTCTATCCGCAGTCGCGGTTTTACGGAGCGCCCGAGGCGTTCCTCGGCGTGCCGTACTGGGAGACTGTCGACCTCTGGGCCGTCGGGTGTATCCTCGCGGAGCTCTTCTTCGGGCAGCCTCTGCTGCCGGGCGCGAGCGACTACGACCAGCTCaggcgcctcgtcgcgctcttcggGCTCCCACCTGCGTGGATGCTAGAGGCGGGGACGAGGAGTCACGCGTACTTTGTCAAAGACGCGCcaggcggcggagaggctCGACGCGGCGCCAATGGAGACACCGCGCCCCATGCAGCTTCGCGGGCGGGCTCGGACGGccagagcgaggcagcgccgacAAAGAACGAGGATCTACAAAACAGGCGCGGTCTCACGCCAGCGAGCATCGGTCCCTCGTGGAGGTTGAAGACAGTGGAGGAGTACGAAAAGGCCACAGGGACATCCGAGCCAGTCCCGAAGAGATACGCAGACATCCGGTGTCTGTCGgaccttctgcgtcttcggccGCCTGAACGGGCGTCGAGCAAAAGTCGCGAAACCCCAGGGAAGAAGGGTGCGCTGCTTGCGCCCGCTTCAGGCGAAACGGAAATTCCCCACGCCGCTTCACGAAGGAGTCCGAGACCCGCACTGGCTCTGAGCGCTGCTGAGCGGCCTCACGGCTCCGACTCTTTGCTTGGAGCCGTCGCTCCGCCGCATGCTGCCGTGTCAGGGAATTCTTCGCAGTCGATCGCTGCAGTGCAGCTGGTGCacggaggcgcatgcagaatgGAAGGCGTGTCGAACAAGAAAGGCCGGCAAGGCGCTgtgaggcgcgaggcgctggcAGACGagccagagaaggcgacgcacaAAAGCGGtcagggagaaacggaagaagattccggagaaggcgagaacgacggTAAGCCACACTCAGGCGACTTTATGTCTGTGCCGTTCGCGGTGCCAGAGTACCGGCTGAGGCGCTCGCGACGCATTTCGTGTCAGACGTGCTCCACCgaagcttcttcctcgtccgcgtGCTCCGGCGCTCTCACCACTCCCTCCCTTGCGTGCAGTCGGGCGGCGTGGTGCTCGCGGTCGTCGTCGTTGTCGCCTTTGCCTCGCTTGCCGAGGTTCAAAGCCAAGCGCGGCCTggccgagaggcggcgcgcggctTCGTGCTCGGGTGTCGCacggccttcctcgtccgcgtggcagagaggcgcgggcCTTCTGGGCTCGGTGTCCACGGCCCGTCGGTTGCGACGGGGCGAGCGCAGTTgccgaggcgacagcgacgggcgagaagagtGGCGGATCAATTCTCCAGCTTCCCACGCGTCGGGCTCGTCGCGAgcgccgtctgtctcgcccAACCTCCTCAGCAAGCTGCCCCCTCGCGCCTGTTCGCTGCCGCCCCGCGCCCCGCGGCTTCGCACTGAGACGCGGAAGGTGTACGACGGCGAGTTGCCTCCACTTCCCCCTCATCAGACGCTCAGGCGGCCGAGTGGCAAGCAGCACGAATGTGTGCTCTTGGACGGCGAGAGCTCACGAAACGCGAAATCGCAAGACTCTCAGGCCGCAAGAGTCTCAGGAGCAGAGCGCACGCCGAACGGAAaggacgggaaagaagaccgGCGTGGAGCGCACCGGGGAACAGTCCCAGGACAGGGCTCGCGAGCTGATCAGCAGCGAGCAGAGGGGAGGCTAGCGGAACAGGAGACGGGCGAAGGTGAAcagcttcttcgccagcGATTCATCGACTTCTTGGGAGGTCTTCTCCAAGTGGATCCTCTTCAGCGTTTCTCTGCGGAGGAAGCGCTGGCGCATCCGTTCATTTCCAGTGCGTTGGAGGCCCTCGGATCCGCTTccgagaggcgacaggcgggATCGGAGTCAGCGGAGGCGCAGGCGGAACGGCAGTATCGGAGATGGCAGCGTTTCCATCTGAAGAACGTCTTGTCTCTGTTgaatgcagagagcgaaaagcaGTCCCGcaagctggagagagaagaggagagcgggCGCGGCGCGTCGAGCGCGCTGCGGTGGGACGCCGTCGTCCGGGCTCAGATGGCGTTTCTTCGAGGCTCGCTGGAGGGCAACccggagggacagagacagacgagggaTGAGGCAAGGCAGGACGCTTCGGCGTCCCGCTCAGGCGTGCAGGCAGGTCGAGCTCGCGGGGAGACGCAAGAAAAGGACGTGAGAGACGCGGATCTGGACGCCGCGGGGTCGCCACCTGAAGCGGGAGAGGTCGAGTACAACATGAccgtcgctcgcgcgcggccCGACTGGGGCGCCGATGGCCACGGCTCACAGGATCCCGCGCGCGGCTTCGACGGAACAACAAGTCCCCACATCGGTTTCACCCGGGATAAAGACGGGGGATTTTCGAGCGCCATCTCGACGTCGttctgcttctcgtcttccccgtaCCTGTTCCCGCGACAAGCTGGatacgaggagagagagaaagcccCTCGGAACGACGCGTCCGCCGGGCTGCCCTCGGTGGACACGCGCTTGACGTCTTCCGTGTACCCTTCGCCCcgctcctctttcgcctcggtGTCTTCCTTGCCGTTCCTGTTTTCCGTCCCGCCCTCGTCGATGTCGCCCGCGCTGTCCGCGCACGCCCCcccaggaagcgaagcgccTCCCTGTCTGCCTGCAGATCTTTCGTGGCCGGAGGCGGACACGGAAACCGAGGCTCTCAAGCGCCTCGTCCAGTTCTACGAACGACGCGTGGCTGAAGGGCTGTATCTGGAccgcaggcgaagagaagacgagcagcAGCGGGCTCTGTATATGCAGCTTCTCCAACGACGCCTCCAAGGGGAAGAGAGTCGTTCTCTCCTTGGCCACGGGCAACGAAACTACATGCAACACTCAGGCTGGTACACGCCGCCGCCGTCCCCGGTCCACGCGGCAGCTCCTGTGTTGTGCACGCGCCACGTAGTCGACAGAGAGCCCGCGAAGGCGACTCGCGGGCTGCGGACGACGAGCGAATAG